The following coding sequences lie in one Methylosinus sp. PW1 genomic window:
- the ccmE gene encoding cytochrome c maturation protein CcmE: protein MTRKGKRLALISGALAVLAIAVGLALFALRDNIVFFYSPAELAQKHVAPGTRLRIGGLVKEGSVQRGDDRNVVFTVTDRTADLGVAYKGLLPDLFREGQGVVVDGTLGADGAFRADSVLAKHDERYMPREVADSLKKQGVWQGEGTKK from the coding sequence ATGACTCGCAAGGGCAAGAGGCTCGCGCTCATCTCCGGCGCGCTCGCGGTTCTCGCTATCGCCGTCGGGCTGGCGCTGTTCGCACTGCGCGACAATATCGTGTTCTTCTATTCGCCCGCAGAGCTCGCGCAAAAGCATGTCGCGCCGGGGACCAGGCTGCGCATCGGCGGGCTGGTGAAGGAAGGCTCAGTGCAGCGCGGCGACGACCGCAATGTCGTTTTCACCGTCACCGACAGAACGGCGGACCTCGGCGTCGCCTATAAGGGCCTGCTTCCGGATTTGTTCCGCGAGGGACAGGGCGTCGTCGTCGATGGAACGCTCGGCGCCGACGGCGCCTTTCGCGCCGACAGCGTGCTGGCCAAGCACGATGAGCGCTACATGCCGCGCGAAGTCGCCGACTCGCTGAAGAAGCAGGGCGTGTGGCAGGGCGAAGGGACGAAGAAATGA
- a CDS encoding heme lyase CcmF/NrfE family subunit — protein MIVETGHFALVLALALALAQAILPFVGARLRDVALMRVARPVAVAQFLLVATAYGALTYAHVVSDFSLVNVIENSHSLKPMIYKISGVWGNHEGSMLLWVLVLSSCGAAIALLSRAMPDLLRADTLAVQGLMGAAFLAFILLTSNPFARVADPPWQGRDLNPILQDPGLAIHPPLLYLGYVGFSIVFSFAAAALIGGRIDAAWARFVRPWTLAAWIFLTLGIAMGSYWAYYTLGWGGFWFWDPVENASLMPWLAGTALLHCAAVMEKREALKVWTIFLSILAFSLSLLGTFLVRSGVLTSVHAFASDPERGVFILAILVAFIGGALALFAFRASALPTGGLFAPISREGALVVNNLLLTVACATVVIGTLYPLALEALTGDKISVGAPFFDTVLIPIALPLVLLMPIGQMLAWKRGDLAAALQRLRAAFAAGVAALAAFGALYGAPVLSIVSAGLAVYLVVGAFSDIAQRAAQGNALARLKGLPLSAWGTSIAHAGMGLSLLGLAATGWGVEQIVAMKPGVAQEVGPYQIVIEDIASRAGPNYAETYAVMALRKGGETIAHIEPAKRFYQARRMARTEAGIVTLGLGQVYAALGEQHEDGTLDARLYYKPLVLLIWLGAVVMALGGGLSLADRRLRIGVASRARTAAQPQAAE, from the coding sequence ATGATCGTCGAGACCGGCCATTTCGCGCTCGTTCTGGCGCTGGCTCTCGCGCTGGCGCAGGCCATTCTTCCCTTCGTCGGCGCGCGGCTGCGCGATGTCGCGCTGATGCGCGTCGCGCGCCCCGTGGCGGTGGCGCAATTTCTCCTCGTCGCCACTGCCTATGGCGCGCTCACCTATGCGCATGTCGTCTCGGATTTCTCGCTCGTCAATGTGATCGAGAATTCCCACTCCTTGAAGCCGATGATCTATAAAATCTCCGGCGTGTGGGGAAATCACGAAGGCTCCATGCTGCTGTGGGTGCTCGTGCTCTCCTCCTGCGGCGCGGCCATCGCATTGCTCTCGCGCGCCATGCCGGATTTGCTGCGCGCCGACACGCTCGCCGTGCAGGGATTGATGGGCGCGGCCTTTCTCGCCTTCATCCTGCTGACCTCCAATCCTTTCGCGCGCGTCGCCGATCCGCCCTGGCAGGGGCGCGACCTCAACCCCATTCTGCAAGACCCCGGCCTCGCCATTCATCCGCCGCTGCTCTATCTCGGCTATGTCGGCTTCTCGATCGTCTTTTCCTTCGCCGCTGCGGCGCTGATCGGCGGACGCATAGACGCCGCCTGGGCGCGCTTCGTGCGGCCGTGGACGCTCGCCGCCTGGATATTCCTGACGCTCGGCATCGCGATGGGCTCGTATTGGGCCTATTACACTTTGGGCTGGGGCGGCTTCTGGTTCTGGGATCCGGTCGAGAACGCCTCGCTCATGCCCTGGCTCGCCGGCACGGCGCTGCTGCATTGCGCCGCTGTGATGGAGAAGCGCGAGGCGCTGAAGGTCTGGACGATCTTCCTCTCCATTCTGGCCTTCTCGCTGTCGCTGCTCGGCACTTTCCTGGTGCGCTCCGGCGTGCTCACCTCGGTGCACGCCTTCGCCAGCGATCCCGAGCGCGGCGTGTTCATTCTCGCCATCCTCGTCGCCTTCATCGGCGGCGCGCTGGCGCTCTTCGCCTTTCGCGCCAGCGCTCTGCCGACGGGCGGCCTCTTCGCGCCGATCTCGCGCGAGGGCGCGCTGGTCGTCAATAATCTGCTGCTGACCGTCGCCTGCGCGACGGTCGTCATCGGCACGCTCTATCCGCTGGCGCTGGAGGCGCTGACCGGCGACAAAATCTCCGTCGGCGCGCCTTTCTTCGACACGGTGCTGATCCCGATCGCCCTGCCGCTCGTGCTGCTGATGCCGATCGGCCAAATGCTCGCCTGGAAGCGCGGCGATCTCGCCGCCGCGCTGCAACGTCTGCGCGCGGCCTTTGCGGCAGGCGTCGCGGCGCTCGCGGCTTTCGGCGCGCTCTATGGCGCGCCGGTTCTCTCCATCGTCAGCGCCGGCCTCGCCGTCTATCTCGTCGTCGGCGCGTTTTCGGACATTGCGCAACGCGCCGCGCAAGGCAACGCGCTCGCGCGATTGAAAGGCCTGCCGCTTTCGGCCTGGGGAACCTCGATCGCCCATGCGGGAATGGGCCTGTCGCTGCTCGGCCTCGCCGCGACCGGCTGGGGCGTCGAGCAGATCGTCGCCATGAAGCCCGGCGTCGCCCAAGAGGTCGGCCCCTATCAGATCGTGATCGAGGACATCGCCTCGCGCGCCGGCCCCAATTATGCGGAAACCTACGCCGTGATGGCGCTGCGCAAGGGCGGCGAGACGATCGCGCATATAGAGCCGGCGAAGCGCTTCTATCAGGCGCGGCGCATGGCGCGCACGGAAGCGGGCATCGTCACGCTCGGCCTCGGCCAGGTCTATGCCGCGCTCGGCGAGCAGCATGAGGACGGCACGCTGGACGCGCGGCTCTATTACAAGCCGCTGGTGCTGCTGATCTGGCTCGGCGCGGTGGTGATGGCGCTCGGCGGCGGATTGTCGCTCGCCGATCGGCGCCTGCGCATCGGCGTCGCCAGCCGCGCCCGCACGGCTGCGCAGCCACAGGCGGCGGAGTGA
- a CDS encoding deoxyribodipyrimidine photo-lyase, with translation MSAPAIIWFRRDLRLTDNRALSAAVASGAPLIPAFILDEEEGGEWRLGGAARWWLHESLAALSRDLEKRAAPLTLRRGDAQAELLRLAAETGAAAVYCNRIYEPWATKRDAELEAQLRERGVTTQSFAGALLAEPGSVCNAQGQPFRVFTPFWRALAELLQPAPPLPAPKKLRAAPAPASDRLDDWRLQPKAPDWAQGLRESWRPGEAGAQRRLADFLRDGIGAYALLRDFPAKDGASRLSPHLHWGEISPMQIWSATAAAPREGRLAFLRELGWREFWRHLLAAHPDMPEAPLDKSFARFPWANDAGALEAWKKGETGYPLVDAAMRQLWRTGFMHNRLRMVAASFLVKHLLLPWREGERWFWDTLVDADLANNSGNWQWVAGCGADAAPYFRIFNPVLQGEKFDPDGAFVRRFVPELARLEAKYIHKPWAAPERALREAGIALGETYPRPIVDHAAARQRALEAYASARAG, from the coding sequence TTGAGCGCGCCGGCCATAATCTGGTTTCGGCGCGACCTTCGGCTCACCGATAATCGCGCCCTGAGCGCCGCCGTCGCCTCCGGCGCGCCGCTGATCCCCGCCTTTATTCTGGACGAGGAAGAAGGCGGCGAATGGCGGCTCGGCGGCGCCGCGCGCTGGTGGCTGCACGAGAGCCTCGCCGCCCTCTCGCGCGATCTCGAAAAGCGTGCCGCGCCGCTGACGCTGCGGCGCGGCGACGCGCAGGCGGAATTGCTGCGCCTCGCCGCGGAGACCGGCGCCGCCGCCGTCTATTGCAACCGCATCTATGAGCCCTGGGCGACAAAGCGCGACGCGGAGCTAGAGGCGCAGCTGCGCGAGCGCGGCGTCACGACGCAAAGCTTCGCCGGCGCGCTGCTCGCCGAGCCCGGCTCGGTCTGCAATGCGCAAGGGCAGCCCTTCCGCGTTTTCACGCCCTTCTGGCGCGCGCTCGCCGAGCTTCTGCAGCCGGCGCCGCCTCTGCCCGCACCAAAGAAGCTCCGCGCCGCGCCCGCCCCCGCGAGCGATCGGCTCGACGATTGGCGGCTGCAGCCGAAGGCGCCGGATTGGGCGCAAGGCCTGCGCGAGAGCTGGCGGCCGGGCGAGGCCGGAGCGCAGCGGCGCCTCGCCGATTTTCTGCGCGACGGCATAGGCGCCTATGCTCTGCTGCGGGATTTTCCCGCGAAGGACGGCGCCTCGCGCCTCTCGCCGCATCTCCATTGGGGCGAGATTTCGCCGATGCAGATTTGGAGCGCGACCGCCGCCGCTCCGCGAGAAGGCCGCCTCGCCTTTCTGCGCGAGCTCGGCTGGCGGGAATTTTGGCGCCATCTGCTCGCCGCCCATCCCGATATGCCGGAGGCGCCGCTCGATAAATCCTTCGCGCGCTTCCCCTGGGCGAATGACGCAGGCGCCCTCGAAGCCTGGAAGAAGGGCGAGACCGGCTATCCGCTGGTCGACGCCGCAATGCGCCAGCTGTGGCGGACCGGCTTCATGCATAATCGCCTGCGCATGGTGGCCGCCTCATTTCTGGTGAAGCATCTCCTGCTGCCCTGGCGGGAGGGCGAACGCTGGTTCTGGGACACGCTGGTCGACGCCGATCTCGCCAATAATTCCGGCAATTGGCAATGGGTCGCCGGCTGCGGCGCCGACGCCGCGCCATATTTCCGCATCTTCAATCCCGTGCTGCAGGGTGAGAAATTCGATCCCGATGGCGCCTTTGTCCGCCGCTTCGTCCCCGAGCTGGCGCGGCTCGAGGCGAAATATATTCACAAGCCCTGGGCCGCGCCGGAGCGCGCGCTGCGCGAAGCGGGGATTGCTCTCGGCGAGACCTATCCGCGCCCCATCGTCGATCACGCCGCCGCGCGGCAAAGAGCGCTCGAAGCTTACGCTTCTGCGCGCGCCGGGTGA
- a CDS encoding LLM class flavin-dependent oxidoreductase, with the protein MNPRFGYLCLFDNPTLEAGRALTRQLILVREAERMRFDDIWFAERHFDDYFPSGANSVMLGYAAGVTMRARIGSASFLPALRDPIQLAEDVASIDLLTKGRFSFGVASGADFPKQTVNFGVAPEDANERGLEALELVERLLLEGEVTHKGKYFQVEKLGLSPRPEQKVPTWIATTTESTIRLAARKGYGLMASATCTNDELHRILGVYKDEAPDGDPRLVLARFGFATQERAEAVSIATPYLEDFCAKANAARAEGEAALDPQALLSMSLVGSFKEVADQVNSLNEEFGVHGIAMAPTTSQFDTVKRCLAAFVDEIRLRLPVD; encoded by the coding sequence ATGAATCCGCGTTTTGGTTACCTGTGCCTGTTCGACAATCCGACCTTGGAGGCGGGCCGCGCATTGACGCGCCAGCTCATATTGGTGCGCGAGGCCGAGCGCATGCGCTTCGACGATATCTGGTTCGCCGAACGTCATTTCGACGATTATTTTCCGAGCGGCGCCAACTCTGTCATGCTCGGCTATGCGGCAGGCGTCACCATGCGGGCGCGCATCGGCTCGGCGTCCTTTCTGCCGGCGCTGCGCGATCCGATCCAGCTCGCCGAAGATGTCGCCAGCATCGATCTCTTGACCAAGGGCCGGTTCAGCTTCGGCGTCGCCAGCGGCGCCGATTTTCCCAAGCAGACGGTCAATTTCGGCGTCGCGCCGGAAGACGCCAACGAGCGTGGCCTGGAGGCGCTGGAGCTCGTCGAGCGCCTGCTGCTGGAGGGCGAGGTCACGCATAAGGGCAAATATTTCCAGGTGGAGAAGCTGGGCCTCTCGCCGCGGCCGGAGCAGAAGGTTCCGACCTGGATCGCGACGACGACGGAGAGCACGATCCGCCTCGCTGCGCGCAAGGGCTATGGGCTCATGGCGTCGGCGACCTGCACGAATGACGAGCTGCATCGCATTCTCGGCGTCTACAAAGACGAGGCGCCCGATGGCGACCCGCGTCTGGTGCTCGCGCGCTTCGGCTTTGCGACACAGGAACGCGCCGAGGCGGTGTCGATCGCGACCCCCTATCTCGAGGATTTCTGCGCCAAAGCCAACGCCGCGCGCGCCGAGGGCGAGGCGGCGCTCGATCCGCAGGCGCTTTTGTCCATGTCGCTGGTCGGCAGCTTCAAGGAGGTCGCGGACCAGGTGAACAGTCTGAACGAGGAGTTCGGCGTGCATGGCATAGCGATGGCGCCCACCACCTCGCAATTCGACACGGTGAAGCGCTGTCTCGCGGCTTTCGTCGACGAGATTCGTCTGCGTCTGCCGGTGGATTGA
- the ccmI gene encoding c-type cytochrome biogenesis protein CcmI: MIWLIFALLTGAAVMSVLWPLARKNGVADAAATDIAFFEEQIAEIARESAEGRLSAADAETARTEAARRLLRARGASAGAAASSRRNAIVAAASAIILIPALALPLYGKLGRPDLPDASLEARLEAKPGHTDIATAVARIEAHLAEHPEDGRGYEVIAPFYMRNGRAADAADAYEKALRLLGPTPHRHNALGEARVLASEGRVTPQAMREFEAALALDPQSAMARFYLGLEAAQTGAREKAEDVWTKLLADGPSDAPWRPRVETLLAQLRGAPAPESAPASEEGAKIAAMPEGQRMDAIRTMVERLRGKLEQDGADVEGWLRLIRAYSVLAETEKAKTALDGAHKALAQDKDGLARVDALARELGVGG, encoded by the coding sequence ATGATCTGGCTTATCTTCGCTCTACTGACCGGCGCCGCAGTCATGAGCGTGCTGTGGCCGCTCGCCCGCAAAAACGGCGTCGCCGACGCCGCCGCCACCGACATCGCCTTTTTCGAGGAGCAGATCGCCGAGATCGCGCGCGAGAGCGCCGAGGGGCGCCTGTCCGCCGCCGACGCCGAGACCGCGCGGACTGAGGCGGCCCGCCGCCTGCTGCGCGCCCGCGGCGCGAGCGCCGGCGCCGCCGCGTCTTCCCGACGCAACGCCATTGTCGCGGCGGCGAGCGCGATCATTCTGATCCCCGCTCTCGCTCTGCCGCTCTATGGCAAGCTCGGCCGTCCCGATCTGCCGGACGCCTCGCTCGAGGCGCGGCTCGAGGCCAAGCCCGGCCACACCGACATAGCGACCGCCGTTGCGCGCATAGAGGCGCATCTCGCCGAGCATCCCGAGGATGGCCGCGGCTATGAGGTGATCGCGCCCTTCTATATGCGCAATGGCCGCGCGGCGGACGCCGCCGACGCCTATGAGAAGGCGCTGCGCCTGCTGGGGCCGACGCCGCATCGCCACAATGCGCTCGGCGAAGCGCGCGTGCTGGCCTCGGAAGGCCGCGTGACGCCGCAGGCCATGCGCGAGTTCGAGGCGGCGCTCGCGCTCGATCCGCAATCCGCCATGGCGCGCTTCTACCTCGGCCTCGAGGCGGCGCAGACCGGCGCGCGCGAGAAGGCCGAAGACGTCTGGACGAAGCTCCTCGCCGACGGCCCGTCCGACGCCCCCTGGCGTCCGCGCGTCGAAACGCTGCTGGCGCAATTGCGCGGCGCGCCCGCGCCCGAATCCGCGCCGGCGAGCGAGGAAGGCGCGAAGATCGCCGCAATGCCCGAGGGGCAGCGAATGGACGCCATTCGCACAATGGTCGAGCGGCTGCGCGGCAAGCTCGAGCAGGACGGCGCCGATGTCGAGGGCTGGCTGCGGCTCATCCGCGCCTATAGCGTGCTGGCCGAGACCGAAAAGGCCAAGACCGCGCTCGACGGCGCCCACAAGGCGCTGGCGCAGGACAAGGATGGTCTCGCCCGCGTCGATGCGCTGGCGCGCGAATTGGGCGTTGGAGGTTGA
- a CDS encoding amino acid permease produces MVQDTTTGASAPTRNFFARKSVDEIIAENHLEEGGNFARALGPVSLTALGIGGIIGAGIFVLTGTVAAKFAGPGVVISFALAGLVCAFVALCYSELAALIPVSGSAYTYTYATLGEIFAWIIGWDLVLEYGLGAATVAVGWAGYFNRVLHGIGIDLPPQWTTAYFSEAGHVGAAAGHGFFNLPAALVILALSLLLARGTHESSMFNNFIVFVKLGVVLIVIFFGVSYIDTAHWTPFVPENTGEFGHFGWSGVLRGASVVFFSYIGFDAVSTAAQEAKLPQRDVPIGIIGSLAICTVLFVGVAGVATGVVSYTALNVPDPIAVAMDATGASWMAWTVKIGALAGLTTVILALLFGQTRVFYSMAHDGMLPPVFARLHPVYKTPAISQIVVGVLVAIAAGLFPIEILDEMVSIGTLSAFALVCGAVLYLRRKNPELHRPFRAPGIPWVPFCGIFSCLALMGALPIETWIRLFVWMAAGLALYYFYGSLRTRRR; encoded by the coding sequence GTGGTGCAAGACACGACGACCGGCGCATCCGCGCCGACGCGCAATTTTTTCGCCCGCAAGAGCGTCGACGAAATCATCGCTGAAAATCACCTCGAGGAAGGCGGCAATTTTGCGCGCGCGCTGGGGCCGGTCTCGCTCACCGCGCTCGGCATAGGCGGCATCATCGGCGCCGGCATTTTCGTGCTCACCGGCACGGTCGCGGCGAAATTCGCCGGGCCGGGCGTCGTCATCTCCTTTGCGCTCGCCGGACTCGTCTGCGCTTTCGTGGCGCTCTGCTATTCGGAGCTCGCCGCGCTCATTCCCGTCTCGGGCAGCGCCTACACCTATACTTACGCCACGCTCGGCGAGATCTTCGCCTGGATCATCGGCTGGGATCTGGTGCTGGAATATGGGCTCGGCGCCGCGACGGTGGCGGTCGGCTGGGCGGGCTATTTCAACCGCGTGCTGCATGGAATCGGCATAGATTTGCCGCCACAATGGACGACGGCCTATTTCTCGGAAGCCGGTCATGTCGGCGCCGCGGCCGGCCATGGATTCTTCAACCTGCCGGCGGCTCTGGTGATATTGGCGCTCTCTCTGCTCTTGGCGCGCGGCACGCACGAATCTTCCATGTTCAATAATTTCATCGTCTTCGTGAAGCTCGGCGTGGTGCTGATCGTCATCTTCTTCGGCGTCTCCTATATCGACACGGCGCATTGGACGCCTTTCGTGCCCGAGAACACCGGAGAATTCGGCCATTTCGGCTGGAGCGGCGTGCTGCGCGGCGCTTCCGTCGTGTTCTTCTCCTATATCGGCTTCGACGCCGTCTCGACCGCGGCGCAGGAGGCGAAGCTCCCGCAGCGCGACGTGCCGATCGGCATCATCGGCTCGCTGGCCATCTGCACCGTGCTGTTCGTCGGCGTCGCCGGCGTGGCGACGGGCGTCGTCTCCTACACGGCGCTCAATGTGCCGGACCCGATCGCCGTGGCGATGGACGCCACCGGCGCCTCCTGGATGGCCTGGACCGTCAAGATCGGCGCGCTCGCCGGCCTCACCACCGTCATTCTGGCGCTGCTCTTCGGCCAGACGCGCGTCTTCTACTCCATGGCGCATGACGGCATGCTGCCGCCCGTCTTCGCCAGGCTGCATCCGGTCTATAAAACGCCGGCGATCAGCCAGATCGTCGTCGGCGTGCTGGTGGCGATCGCCGCCGGCCTGTTCCCCATAGAGATTCTCGACGAGATGGTGTCGATCGGCACGCTCTCCGCTTTTGCGCTCGTCTGCGGCGCCGTGCTCTATTTGCGTCGCAAGAACCCGGAGCTGCATCGCCCCTTCCGCGCGCCGGGCATTCCATGGGTGCCGTTTTGCGGCATTTTCTCCTGCCTCGCGCTGATGGGCGCGCTGCCGATCGAAACCTGGATCCGCCTCTTCGTCTGGATGGCGGCCGGGCTCGCGCTCTATTATTTCTACGGCAGCCTGCGCACCCGCCGCAGGTGA
- a CDS encoding cytochrome c-type biogenesis protein, producing the protein MLLSIALLTPTLAVEPSEKLADPKLEARARAIATELRCLVCQNQSIDDSDAPLAKDLRVIVRERLQDGASDAEVRDYVVARYGDFVLLRPPVKRETLLLWAAPALALIGGVWAIFAATRRNRRAGAAALTAEERAQLQALGVEPPPSPSPANAGEGSGRGSANPS; encoded by the coding sequence TTGCTTTTGAGCATTGCGCTGCTCACTCCCACTCTCGCCGTCGAACCGAGCGAAAAGCTCGCCGATCCCAAGCTCGAGGCCCGCGCGCGCGCCATCGCGACCGAATTGCGCTGCCTCGTCTGCCAGAATCAATCGATCGACGATTCCGACGCGCCGCTCGCCAAGGACCTGCGCGTCATCGTGCGCGAGCGGCTGCAGGACGGCGCGAGCGACGCCGAGGTGCGCGATTATGTGGTGGCGCGCTACGGCGATTTCGTGCTGCTACGCCCGCCAGTGAAGCGAGAGACGCTGCTGCTGTGGGCCGCTCCGGCGCTGGCGCTGATCGGCGGCGTCTGGGCGATCTTCGCGGCCACGCGCCGCAACCGCCGCGCCGGCGCCGCCGCCCTCACCGCGGAAGAGCGCGCGCAATTGCAGGCGCTGGGCGTGGAGCCCCCTCCCTCACCCTCCCCCGCTAACGCGGGAGAGGGAAGCGGCAGAGGCAGCGCGAACCCTTCATGA